The Halorussus rarus genome includes the window TACGACACGTTCAGGGAGGCCGGCGAGATGTTCGCGTGGGAGCAGGACGACACCGAGTACGGCCTGAAGCCGATGAACTGCGCGAACCACGCCTCCATCTACGACGACCACAGCTACTCCTACCGCGACCTGCCGGTCCGGTTCTCGGAGTTCGGGACGGTGTACCGCAACGAGCAGTCGGGCGAACTCTCGGGCCTGCTGCGGGTCCGCGGCCTGACCCAGGACGACGGTCACGCGTTCATCCGCGAGGACCAGATCCGAGAGGAGATCACCCAGACGCTGAGCATCATCGAGGACATCTACGGCCACTTCGACCTCGAGGTCAAGTACAAGCTCGAGACCGAGGGCGACAACGCCGTCGGTAGCGACGAAATCTGGGAGACGGCGACCGGGGCGCTGAAAGACGCGCTCGAATCCCAGGGGCTCGAGTACGACGTCGAGGAAGGCGAGGCGGCCTTCTACGGCCCGAAGATCGGCCTCGACGCCGTCGACGCCATCGGGCGGGAGTGGACCATCGGCACGGTCCAGCTCGACTTCAACATCCCCGAGCGCCTCGACCTGACCTACACGGGCGAGGACAACGAGCCCCACCGCCCGGTGATGGTCCATCGCGCGCTGCTGGGGTCGTTCGAGCGGTTCATGGGCGTGATGATCGAGCACTTCAAGGGGAAGTTCCCGACGTGGCTCGCGCCCGAGCAGGTCCGCATCCTCCCGGTGAGCGACGACAACATCGGCTACGCCAAGCAGCTCCAGAACCGCTACCTCGGCGACTTCCGGGTCGAGATCGAGGACCGGTCGTGGACGGTCGGCAAGAAGATCCAGCAGGCCCACGACGACAACGTCCCCTACATGCTCATCGTCGGCGACGACGAGGAGGCGGACGGTACGGTCTCGGTCCGCGACCGCCAGGAGCGCGACCGCAACGACGTCGACGTCGAGGCGTTCCGCGACCACCTCCGAGAGGAGGTCGAGAGCAAGGCGACCGACGTGACGTTCCTCGAATAGCAGAAATCCGGTTTTGCTAAATTTCGTCCGAAATTGATTCCGTAGGGCTGCTAAGTTCGTGGTGCGTATCGGCCTCCTCTAAGGCTAATTTGAATCCAGTAACGTGATATCCTTCGACGGCGGTTAGTACGACATGCCAGAAGAATCTGCGAATCGTCTGGTGGCCTTTCTCGAAGAACGAGCGGGCGAATACCTGCGCGGTGCAATTCACTATTCTGCAGACGAATATGTCTCGCTCTACATGCGAGACGACGTCGAGGCACTGTATTCATCCGAGAAAATGGACGAGCTGGCTACGTATTATCGACAGGAGAACCGGAATCAAACTACCGAAGAGCCGTTTCACCTCGGAACGAACCATTGCACGGTGAATTTTTATGACGACGCGATTCTGTTCCACTTCACACAGGGGGAGAACCTGGGGACGGTGATTACCCTTGAACCGGATGCAGGCCGAGATATTGTCGGATTCATCACGGAATGTCTGAAACAGCTTCACTACAACTCTCCACAAGAGATAGCAAGGGCACCGACATGGTTGGAAGATTGACCCTCTAGCTCGATATACGCTCTGCAGTTAACGAATTGTAGAACTCACTCGGAAGAGTAGAACCGCGCTACCATCCACGTTGATCTCTGTCCCGCGGTTCAGGCCGGCTCCCACACAACCTCCGAGAGCGGGTGGAGCGGATTCCCGCCGACCACGTCGTACGTGGCGCTGGTAACGTCGACGCCCTCCGCCGCCCGGAGCGACGTCAGCAGGTCGTCGTTGTAGTCGCGCAGGTCGGCGTAGGCTCGGCGCATGTGGCCCAGTAGCGTCTCCTCGGGGTGGAGTTCATACACGTGTTCGAGGTGGACGCCGGCACGGGCGTCGTCGAGATAGTCGGTCAGGGTCTCGGCGACGATGTCGGCCACGCTCGGCAACGCAGTCAGCGACCCCTGGGTGAACAGGACCACGTCGTTGTCGTCTGTTTCCGCGAGCGCGTCTTCTAGCAGGTCCCACCTGTCGTCGCGGAAGTCGAACGCGCCGAACGAGATTCGCTCGCGGTCGCCCAGCAGTTCGCGACCGAGTTCGACGCCGTTCGCGGCGGGGTCGCCGCCGACGAACACGCAGTCGGGGTAGGCGTCGGCGAGCACGCCGAGTTCGTACCCCCAGCCGCAGCCGAGCGCGACCACGGTCTCGCCGCCCTCCAAGACCCCGGCGAACGAGGCGACGAGCGCCTCGTCCTGCAGTTCCTGCTTCTCGTCGACGTCCGCGAGGTAGAGCTGCTCCGCCCTCGAGATCGGGACCGGGCTCTCCTCGGCGTGGTGGTTGGCGACGCGCTGGACGTCCCGGAAGTTCATCTCCGGGTTCTCGCGTGCCAGCCCGAGCAGCTTGCCGTACACCTCGTCGTAGATGTCGACCCCGGTCCCGCCCAAGCCCGGCTGTTCCTCCCAGTCCTCGCGGCCGAGGAGTCGGGCGGGCCACGGCGAGTGGGCCGACAGGTCGTCGAGCGGGAGTTCGCGCACGACCCGTAGGCGGCCCGCGACGCGAAAAAGCGTTCCGGAAGGCCGGCGGTCGCGCGCCCGCAGTCCAGCCGCCGGGCGCATCGAGCGTCGGCGAAGGACCGCGACTTTCGACAGGTTTTATTCGGGGGGCTCCGTGGCCGGACCACAGGAAACGAATGGCTCCAGAGTTGTTAATCGTGGACGACAGCGACTTCCAGCGGACGATGGTCCGGCAGGCCGTCGAGAGCGAGTTCGACGTGGTCGCCGAGGCCGCCGACGGCGCCGAGGCGGTCGAGCAGTTCGAGCGCCACCGGCCCGACGCGGTGACGATGGACATCATGATGCCCGAGATGGACGGGGTCGAGGCGACCTCCCGGATCAAGGCCGACGACAGCCCGCCGGCGGTCGTGATGGTGACCAGCGTCGACCAGCAGAGCAAGATGAAGCAGGCCGTCAAGGCCGGCGCGGACGGCTACGTGACCAAGCCGTTCGAGCCCGAGGACGTCACCGCGGAGTTGTTGTCGGTCCTCTGAGGTCGGCGAGGCGGTCCGGGAAGTCGCGTCCCGGAGGTCCACGGAACGTCCCCGACTCGCGAGCTACTCCTCGGTGTCGAGCGATTGCCACGACAGCCGGAGGTCCCGCGCCGCGCTGGTCTGGTCGATGCGCCGGGCCGTGGTCCGGTTCGGCGCGCTCGCCAGCGACTCCTCGTCCTCGGCGGCGACCGCGTCGAACGCGTCCGCGAGCTGGTCTAGCGTGTCCTTGCCCTCGATCTCAGTGGGTTCGGTCATCAGCGCCTCCGGGACGATCTCGGGCCACTTCGTCGTCGGCGGGTGGACGCCGTAGTCGAGCATGCGCTTGGCGACGTCGGCCGCGTCCTGGTCGCCCGCGCTCGCGACGAACTCGTGGTGGAAGGGCTCGAACGGGACCTCGTAGTCGATCTGGCTGGCGAGGTAGTTGGCGTTGAGCACCGCCTTCGCCGAGGCGTCGGCCAGCCCCTCGTCGCCGAGCCGGGCGATGTAGGCGTACGCCTTCACGAGGACGAGCCAGTTGCCCTCGAAACCGTGGACCTTGCCGACCGTGTTCTCGGGGTCGAAGCGCTCGTACACGCCGCCGGTGCCCCGTCCTTCGCCCTCGCGTCGGCCGACCTCCCGGACCCGGGGCGCGGGCAGGAACTCCGCGAGGTCCGAGACGACGCCGACCGGGCCGGCGCCCGGCCCGCCGCCGCCGTGGGGTGTGGCGAACGTCTTGTGGACGTTGTAGTGCATGATGTCGAAGCCCATGTCGCCCGGCCGGGCCCGGCCGAGCAGCGCGTTGAGGTTCGCGCCGTCGTAGTAGAGCAGCCCGCCCGCGTCGTGGACGACGTCGGCGATCTCCTCGATGTCGCGCTCGAAGAGCCCGAGCGTGTTGGGGTTCGTGAGCATGAACAGCGCGGTCCGGTCGCTCGCAGCGGCCTCCAGGGCGTCGAGGTCGACCCGGCCGTCGTCGCCCGACGGAAGTTCCACGACCTCGTAGCCGGCCAGCGCCGCGCTGGCGAAGTTGGTGCCGTGGGCGCTGTCGGGGACGATGATCTCGTCGCGCCGGTCGCCCTCGCCGTTGGCCTCGTGGTAGGCCTTCGCGACGAGGATGCCCGTGAACTCCCCGGCCGCGCCCGCCGGGGGCTGGAGGCTCACGGCGTCCATCCCGCCGATGCGCGCGAGGTAGTCCTGGAGGCCGTGCATGAGCGCGAGGGTGCCCTGGACGCTCCGGCCCGACCGGTCGGGGTGGACCGCCGCGCTCGGGAGCGCGGCCACGTCCTCGGTGAACTTGGGGTTGTACTTCATCGTGCAGCTCCCGAGCGGGTACGGCCCGGAGTCGACCCCGTAGTTCATCTGGGAGAGTCGGGTGTAGTGGCGCGCGAGCTCGGGCTCCGAGAGGTCCGGGAGCTCGACGCTGTCCCGGGTCAGGTCGTCGGGCAGCGGGGAGTCGACGTCGACCTCCTTGGTGTTCTTCTCCGAGAGCAGGGGTTCGTACTGGCCCTGAGCGTCCTCGCCCTCACCCGTCTCGCCGCCGTCGGCGTCGTGAGTCCAGCGGGCCTGGTCGTATCTCATCTCAGGCCACCTCCTCGAAGGCCGCGACCAGGTCGTCGACGGCGTGCTCGTTGGCGTCGGTGACGCAGACCTGGACCAGGTGTTCGCCGACGGCGTGGACCGCGAACCCCTCGGCTTCGAGATCCGAAGCGACCGCTGCGGCGGGCTGGTCGGTGTGAGCGACGAACTCCCGGAAGTGGTGGCGGTCGTGGACCGGCGCCTGGACGCCGGTCACGTCGTCGAGCCTGTCGGCGAGGCCGGCGGCGAGGCGCACGCAGTCGTTGCCCAGGTCCACCAGCCCCTCGGGACCGAGGTAGGCGGCGTGGATGGCGGTCCGGAGCGCGACCCACGCCTGGTTGGTGCAGATGTTGCTCGTCGCGCGCTCCCGGCGGATGTGCTGCTCGCGCGTCTGGAGCGTCAGGGTGTAGGCCCGCCGGTCGGCGGCGTCCTCGCTCGCGCCGACGAGGCGGCCGGGCACCTGTCGGACGAAGTTCTCGCGGCAGGCGAAGAGTCCGAGGCCCATCCCGTAGGCGGTCGGCAGGCCGAGGGTCGCGGCGTCCCCGACCACGACGTCCGCGCCGACCGATTCGGGCTCCTGGAGAATCGACAGGGCGACCGGGTCCGACCCGAGGCAGAACAGCGCGTCGTGGTCGTCGGCGAGGTCGCCGATCTCGGCGAGGTGCTCCTCGACGGTCCCGAGCGTGGTCGGGTTCTCGGCGTACACCATCACCGCGTCGTCGTCGACGGCGTCGGCGAGCGCGTCGGGGTCGACGTTGCCGTCGTCGGTGCCGAACGCCTCGACCGTCAGGCCCGCGCCGTCGGTGTAGTTCTCCAGGACGTCCCGGCGCGCGTCGAGCAGGTAGTCGGGCACCAGCACCCGGTCGCCGTCGGTCGACCGGACGCGGGCGGCGAGCAGGGCGGCCTCGGCGAGCGCGCTCGCGTGGTCGTACATCGAGGCGTTCACGACCTCGAGGCCGGTCAGCTCGACCAGCATCGACTGGTACTCGAAGAGGGCCTGCAGGAACCCCTGGGTGATCTCGGGCTGGTACTGGGTGTAGGAGGTCAGAAACTCCGAGCGCTGCGAGAGGTGGTCGACCAGCGACGGGACGTAGTGGTCGTAGTGGCCCCGGCCGAGGAACTCGGTCAGGTCGTCGTTGCGCGAGAGCAGCCCCCGGACGCGGCGTTCGGCCTCGCGTTCGGTCCTGGCGTCGATGCCGAACTCCCCGTCGAACGCGACCGACTCCGGGATGTCGAACAGTTCCGCCGCGTCGTCGGCGCCAACTGCGTCGAGCATCGCCGCCGTCTCGTCGGCGGTGTGCGGTGCGTACGGGCTTCCCCGGACCCCTGGCTCGTGTCGTCCGCTCATGTGCGCTGAGGTAGGGAGTCGACGGCTTTAACGTAGGGGGTCTCGGCGCGGACGGGGTCGAGGAACGGGTATCCGACCGAGGGTTTTTTACGACTGGCCCCGACCGGAGTGGTACGTTCAGGGTTTCCCACTCATGTCTCTCTCCCCGCGATTCGAGTCGACACCGGGCGCGACGGGCGTCGACGTCGTCGACCCGGTCGAGACCCGACACTTCCCGCTGGACACCGACGCGCCGGTGGAACCGACCCCCGGCGACCCCGGGACGTTCGCCTTCCCGGTCGACGCGGCCTGCCGTATCTCGGTCGGTCGCCTCGGGCTCCCCTACATGCTCCCGGTGGACGTGCGGACGCCCGAGGGTGATCCGATCGCTTCGGTCGACAGTCCCACGACCCGCGAGCTGCCCGACGGCGACTACCTCGTGGAGCTTCACTCCCCCATAAAGGTGTACCTGCGCGCCGCGGGACCCCTCCGGGTCGCCGCGAGCCCCGACGGCGTCGCGTTCGAGTTCGACGGGACCGCCGCGGTCGACGTCGGCGCGCGGTCGTACCACAGCGCGCCGGCCGCGACCGTCACGGTGCCCGACGACCCCGCGGCGGCGATGGACGCCGTCTCGACGTTCTCCTCGGCGCTCAAGACCACCTCGCCCGAGCGGGCGTGGCCGACGCTGCGGGGCCACCCGCCGGCCGTCGAGCGGGGCGACGAACTGGCGATTCCCGACGGCCTCGACGCGCCCGAGACGGGCGTCCGGATCGTCGCGCCGCCGGAGTACGCCGCGGTGTACGCGGTCGCGCCCCTGGCGTACTACCTCAGTGCGGCCGTCGTCCCGGGCGAGACCG containing:
- the gcvPB gene encoding aminomethyl-transferring glycine dehydrogenase subunit GcvPB; translation: MRYDQARWTHDADGGETGEGEDAQGQYEPLLSEKNTKEVDVDSPLPDDLTRDSVELPDLSEPELARHYTRLSQMNYGVDSGPYPLGSCTMKYNPKFTEDVAALPSAAVHPDRSGRSVQGTLALMHGLQDYLARIGGMDAVSLQPPAGAAGEFTGILVAKAYHEANGEGDRRDEIIVPDSAHGTNFASAALAGYEVVELPSGDDGRVDLDALEAAASDRTALFMLTNPNTLGLFERDIEEIADVVHDAGGLLYYDGANLNALLGRARPGDMGFDIMHYNVHKTFATPHGGGGPGAGPVGVVSDLAEFLPAPRVREVGRREGEGRGTGGVYERFDPENTVGKVHGFEGNWLVLVKAYAYIARLGDEGLADASAKAVLNANYLASQIDYEVPFEPFHHEFVASAGDQDAADVAKRMLDYGVHPPTTKWPEIVPEALMTEPTEIEGKDTLDQLADAFDAVAAEDEESLASAPNRTTARRIDQTSAARDLRLSWQSLDTEE
- a CDS encoding DUF7522 family protein translates to MPEESANRLVAFLEERAGEYLRGAIHYSADEYVSLYMRDDVEALYSSEKMDELATYYRQENRNQTTEEPFHLGTNHCTVNFYDDAILFHFTQGENLGTVITLEPDAGRDIVGFITECLKQLHYNSPQEIARAPTWLED
- a CDS encoding class I SAM-dependent methyltransferase; protein product: MRELPLDDLSAHSPWPARLLGREDWEEQPGLGGTGVDIYDEVYGKLLGLARENPEMNFRDVQRVANHHAEESPVPISRAEQLYLADVDEKQELQDEALVASFAGVLEGGETVVALGCGWGYELGVLADAYPDCVFVGGDPAANGVELGRELLGDRERISFGAFDFRDDRWDLLEDALAETDDNDVVLFTQGSLTALPSVADIVAETLTDYLDDARAGVHLEHVYELHPEETLLGHMRRAYADLRDYNDDLLTSLRAAEGVDVTSATYDVVGGNPLHPLSEVVWEPA
- a CDS encoding response regulator, with product MAPELLIVDDSDFQRTMVRQAVESEFDVVAEAADGAEAVEQFERHRPDAVTMDIMMPEMDGVEATSRIKADDSPPAVVMVTSVDQQSKMKQAVKAGADGYVTKPFEPEDVTAELLSVL
- the thrS gene encoding threonine--tRNA ligase, whose protein sequence is MSEITVVLPDGSELELEDEATVEDAAYEIGPGLGRDTVAGVVDGDLVDKASELHDGAKLEIVTPSSDEYLDVLRHSAAHVFAQALQRLYPDARLTIGPWTDDGFYYDVYGVELDEEDLEAIEEEAYDIIEEDLAIERFERSREEAFEVYEDNRFKREILDEEAADAESVSFYEQGEFEDLCRGPHVESTGEIGGFALLSISGAYWRGEEDNEMLTRVYGTAFESEEELEEFLERREEAEERDHRKIGREMDLFSIPDHSPGCAHYHPNGMTIRRELEDYIRTKNDELGYDEVWTPELNKAELWKPTGHYDTFREAGEMFAWEQDDTEYGLKPMNCANHASIYDDHSYSYRDLPVRFSEFGTVYRNEQSGELSGLLRVRGLTQDDGHAFIREDQIREEITQTLSIIEDIYGHFDLEVKYKLETEGDNAVGSDEIWETATGALKDALESQGLEYDVEEGEAAFYGPKIGLDAVDAIGREWTIGTVQLDFNIPERLDLTYTGEDNEPHRPVMVHRALLGSFERFMGVMIEHFKGKFPTWLAPEQVRILPVSDDNIGYAKQLQNRYLGDFRVEIEDRSWTVGKKIQQAHDDNVPYMLIVGDDEEADGTVSVRDRQERDRNDVDVEAFRDHLREEVESKATDVTFLE
- the gcvPA gene encoding aminomethyl-transferring glycine dehydrogenase subunit GcvPA; its protein translation is MSGRHEPGVRGSPYAPHTADETAAMLDAVGADDAAELFDIPESVAFDGEFGIDARTEREAERRVRGLLSRNDDLTEFLGRGHYDHYVPSLVDHLSQRSEFLTSYTQYQPEITQGFLQALFEYQSMLVELTGLEVVNASMYDHASALAEAALLAARVRSTDGDRVLVPDYLLDARRDVLENYTDGAGLTVEAFGTDDGNVDPDALADAVDDDAVMVYAENPTTLGTVEEHLAEIGDLADDHDALFCLGSDPVALSILQEPESVGADVVVGDAATLGLPTAYGMGLGLFACRENFVRQVPGRLVGASEDAADRRAYTLTLQTREQHIRRERATSNICTNQAWVALRTAIHAAYLGPEGLVDLGNDCVRLAAGLADRLDDVTGVQAPVHDRHHFREFVAHTDQPAAAVASDLEAEGFAVHAVGEHLVQVCVTDANEHAVDDLVAAFEEVA